Genomic window (Aureibacillus halotolerans):
GTTGCTTTGCAATTCCCATACACCCAAGATGGTGAAGCATTCGCTGTTCAAGTGCCGACAAGACGACCTGATATTACATTGGCTCAGGATCTCATTGAAGAAATTGGTCGCTTGTATGGCTATGATCGCATTCCAGCAACCTTACCAGCAACGTTGCCAAAGCAATTTGGCTTAACAGATAAACAAAAGGCTGTTCGAAAAGCACGACGTGTGCTTGAAGAAGCTGGTTTAAATGAAGCGATTACGTACTCGTTGACGAGCAAGAAAAAAGCAACACAGTTTAGTTTATACAAAGATGTCCAGACGATAGCCATTGCAATGCCAATGAGTGAGGAACGGCATTATTTACGGCAGAGCCTTCTCCCGCATTTGCTGGAAGCAGCGGCTTACAATCAGCATCGAAAAGTTACGAAACGTGCCCTGTACGAAATTAGCTCCGTGTATACGACAGTTGATGGACCAGAGAATTACAAGGAGCACTTGCATATAGCGGGTGTGTTGTCAGGCATCACAACCGAACAAAGCTGGCAACATGCGAAGCAAACAGTCGATTTTTATGAAGCAAAAGGCATTGTAGAACTTCTCCTGAACGAGCTGCACATTAACGGAGACGTATCCTTCCATGCAGATCGCCAGCCAGACCTTCATCCAGGACGCACTGCAGCGATTTCTGTAGATGGTGAAGTGATTGGTGTCGTTGCACAGCTACACCCATTCGCTGCCGCTGAACAAGACCTAGAAGAAACCTATGTGTTTGAACTAATGACGACAGGATGGCTGGGCAAGGAAAAGGAAGATGAGTATACGGGTGTTCCTAGATTCCCTGCCATGAGTCGTGATATCGCCGTCGTTGTCGACCAAAAAGTTGCTTCAGGCGAGATTCAAAAAGCCATCTTGACAGCAGGTGGATCACTATTGCAAAAAGCAAAGCTATTCGACGTTTATGAAGGTGACAAGCTGCCAGAAGGAAAAAAATCACTCGCTTATTCCTTGCTCTATAGTGCACCAGAGAGAACACTAACAGACGAAGAAGTCACAGCAGCCAACGACAACGTACTAACAAAGCTAAAAGAAACATTTGGCGCAGAACTCCGATCATAACAGGGTTTAGCTAAATAAAAAAAGTCATAGAAAAGCAGTCCATCCTTATTTGAAGGTGGACTGCTTTTTCTCTATTAGCTTTAACATTCGTTTAGTGTTTATGTCAAATTATGCTTAGTATTTCTTATGGAAAAGCAACGGTATCTATTTGTATGCCTTCCTTGGTATCGTTTCATCTCTGTGTTGTTGTGTTCAAAGATCGGCATGCGCTTCGTTCGTTTTTGAACCTATTGCGTAACTCAATTTCAATCTGTTCAAATGATACGATAGGTTCACTTGAGCTTCTAGACTAACTCTTCATCCGACAGATCGAACAGAATTTTCAAATGCATCAATCCTGCGAAGTAGACGATCTACAGGCTACTTCTCACCAGTTGAAATAATTCTAAATGAAACAATGAGCTTCAATTTCTTGATTGCTGAAGGAATATGCCTCGACATGCATTTTCCACTTTCTTTTTCATACGAGAACAAAAATAATAACATGTTACGCAGAAACAAACATTAGCGTAGTCAAAATACGCAGACTCCTGCAGGAACAGCACGAGCTGAAGATCCCCTCTGAAAGCTTGCTTTCAGAGGAAGCTGAAGCCGTGCCCGCGGAAAGCGAAGTATTTTGACGAAGCGGTTGTGCCGTGCCCAGAACCGCCAAATTTATTGGTTTTGTTCGGTCATCCCCCTTAATATTTCTCAATCTCATTACAAATAACAGAGTAAGACAGATTTTCGACCACATTCGACGAAAAAATACAGAGAGTTTTAGGAAAACATTTTCACTTCAAATCTGTTTCATGTTATGATATAGACAAGATTGTCAATTATTTAGGGGGTATTTTCGTTGTCTGGAAAGCAGAAAAATAAAACGACTATTACCATATACGGGCAACCGTTTACGATTGTCGGCTCTGAAAATACATCCCACATTCGTGATGTAGCTGAGAGCGTTGATGATACGATGCGTGATTTAGACTTAAAACATCCATATCTTGGCATGAATCGCCTGGCGATTTTAGCAGCCGTAAACGTCACCAATGACTATGCAAAACTTCAAAAAGCCTATGAACAGTTGAAACAAGACTATGATTTATTACAGACTTACATAAGGAAAGAGGAAAAATTAAAGGATGCTTAACTTGGTACTCCTCCTGATTCTTTTTATCGGGATAATGGTTGGATTAAGACGAGGTTTAATTCTACAAGTCGTACATTTGG
Coding sequences:
- the zapA gene encoding cell division protein ZapA codes for the protein MSGKQKNKTTITIYGQPFTIVGSENTSHIRDVAESVDDTMRDLDLKHPYLGMNRLAILAAVNVTNDYAKLQKAYEQLKQDYDLLQTYIRKEEKLKDA